A stretch of the Archangium violaceum genome encodes the following:
- a CDS encoding PQQ-binding-like beta-propeller repeat protein, translating to MNARLLPILLLLLPAAALAQNAWTVTPVDGTSVMGEISSLVFEVRNTSTSTRPLNEISLAVDGTAYDVDGGDAPAGWTVSTIDRKERRITYRAGGACPGSFGLAPGASARFTLRLVGIAANADATDALVAGNASKKASEARDMCTNTSFSGDPTLARWKRVGLSATLTVLPRTLQLGGNVTVQLIVVNRSLVNQANITLSGPVVVGSAAFDRTVTAFSPASLSLDPGSTGAFTGKLQSTGEGTAVFHASAGNGTVSTAPTSSLQVNVSSFPALLEALPASIAPGDTVTVRLVVSNPSLSTYREVVPRAPGFVGTAVPSLLSGPTPASAASLGPGSSLSFIWKYRMEGPIGSTFQFESQADAVRGTTPINTGLVVSAQGRIVEHRLAIEPSSLISGAKNRTLQYTLYNGGTVELRTVKLLTPDPAFFTVSASPFANDHSGWGTSSNKGYTWTAPSGQPGITPGTQKTFSLDYSAIGTVTSDTAFSHQLELTQVSGTTTNTLRVDAPVTVFVNRVVPEVESLVAIAGQGRNTLVWTNPSEHDGVLVLRAVGAAPDTAPEPGRRYTPGETVGNATVVYADELSVASTVEDTGLVNGTAYVYRVHNHDALHRYSPGNAPQSLGLKSVPTSRGPGQPLWCYSVGFSTLQQPITELGVGIFTSNTSGRVTAHLTNTSTPPLDGDERWRPVRLEGAVQSRFPVVPLYGLPGQYILTGDQAGFTYVIRTNTGEVLWRSTTSLGTIQSFPVAQLYNTSSTNAAYKAAFPGRDLAFFATRQSTGTDNKVVALDAASGAPVWTYAPGDLGMVSGGMLIDYTYNRLYVGARSNGGTLASLRILDSLTGNELARLSLGDIDFGIVRYGSATPLALVTNSDGGVYGLDMVGMTVAWSVSVASRPSASVPAFSQFARPVNGGFVVSILGASDAEGRVERWSVTTSSSGTTAKKVWSTPIPSPSGNFSFTSGGVQRLYVGGKDEKLHELDFTTGADGKQVSLPGALAIGTPTVDSTVSRLHVGTQDGRVCAFQVPFP from the coding sequence ATGAACGCACGCCTGCTCCCGATCCTGCTCCTGCTGCTCCCTGCCGCCGCGCTGGCCCAGAACGCGTGGACCGTCACGCCGGTCGATGGCACCTCCGTCATGGGGGAGATCTCCTCGCTCGTCTTCGAGGTCCGCAACACCTCCACCAGCACCCGCCCCCTCAACGAGATCAGCCTCGCGGTCGATGGCACCGCCTACGACGTCGATGGTGGCGATGCACCGGCGGGCTGGACGGTGAGCACCATCGATCGCAAGGAGCGTCGCATCACCTATCGGGCGGGTGGCGCCTGTCCCGGGTCGTTCGGGCTCGCGCCGGGAGCCTCCGCGCGCTTCACGCTGCGGCTCGTGGGCATCGCGGCCAACGCCGACGCCACCGACGCGTTGGTGGCCGGCAATGCCAGCAAGAAGGCCTCCGAGGCGCGTGACATGTGCACCAACACGTCGTTCTCCGGTGACCCGACGCTGGCGCGCTGGAAGCGCGTGGGTCTGTCCGCGACCCTCACGGTGCTTCCGCGGACCCTTCAACTCGGGGGCAACGTCACGGTGCAACTCATCGTCGTGAACCGCTCGCTGGTGAATCAGGCCAACATCACCCTGAGTGGCCCGGTGGTGGTGGGCAGCGCGGCCTTCGACCGGACGGTGACGGCCTTCTCTCCCGCCTCGCTCTCCCTGGATCCTGGTTCCACCGGCGCCTTCACGGGGAAGCTGCAATCCACGGGGGAGGGGACGGCCGTCTTCCATGCCTCGGCGGGCAATGGCACGGTGAGCACCGCGCCGACCTCCTCGCTCCAGGTGAACGTGAGCAGCTTCCCGGCGCTTCTCGAGGCGCTGCCCGCCAGCATCGCTCCGGGCGATACGGTCACGGTCCGCCTCGTGGTGTCCAACCCGTCCCTGTCCACGTACCGGGAGGTGGTCCCCCGCGCGCCCGGCTTCGTGGGGACGGCGGTGCCCTCGTTGCTGAGCGGACCCACTCCCGCGAGCGCCGCATCGCTTGGCCCCGGCTCGTCCCTCTCCTTCATCTGGAAGTACCGGATGGAGGGCCCCATCGGGAGCACCTTCCAGTTCGAGAGCCAGGCGGACGCCGTGCGTGGCACCACCCCCATCAACACGGGCCTGGTGGTCTCCGCGCAGGGGCGCATCGTGGAGCACCGGTTGGCCATCGAACCCTCCTCGCTCATCTCCGGCGCGAAGAACCGGACGCTCCAGTACACCCTCTACAACGGAGGCACGGTGGAGCTCCGGACCGTGAAGCTGCTCACTCCGGACCCGGCCTTCTTCACCGTCTCGGCGAGTCCGTTCGCCAATGATCACAGCGGCTGGGGCACGAGCTCCAACAAGGGCTACACCTGGACGGCGCCCTCCGGCCAGCCCGGCATCACTCCGGGCACACAGAAGACCTTCTCGCTCGACTACTCCGCCATCGGCACCGTCACCAGCGACACCGCCTTCAGCCACCAGTTGGAGCTGACACAGGTGAGCGGAACCACCACCAACACGCTCCGCGTGGACGCGCCGGTCACCGTGTTCGTCAACCGCGTGGTGCCCGAGGTGGAGTCGCTGGTGGCGATCGCCGGGCAGGGCCGCAATACGCTGGTGTGGACCAACCCGTCCGAGCATGACGGAGTGCTCGTGTTGCGCGCCGTGGGCGCCGCCCCCGACACCGCGCCCGAGCCGGGCCGGCGGTACACGCCAGGCGAGACGGTGGGCAACGCGACAGTGGTGTACGCGGACGAGCTGAGCGTGGCCTCCACCGTCGAGGACACCGGGCTCGTCAACGGTACGGCCTACGTCTACCGGGTCCACAACCATGACGCGCTGCACCGGTATTCGCCCGGCAACGCGCCGCAGTCGCTCGGGCTGAAGTCCGTTCCCACGAGTCGCGGGCCCGGCCAGCCGCTGTGGTGCTACAGCGTCGGCTTCTCCACGCTGCAGCAGCCCATCACCGAGCTCGGCGTGGGCATCTTCACCTCCAACACCTCGGGGCGCGTGACGGCCCACCTGACGAACACGTCCACGCCCCCGCTCGATGGCGACGAGCGCTGGCGGCCCGTGCGGCTCGAGGGCGCCGTGCAGAGCCGCTTCCCCGTCGTCCCGCTGTACGGCCTGCCCGGCCAGTACATCCTCACTGGAGACCAGGCGGGCTTCACCTACGTCATCCGCACCAACACCGGCGAGGTCCTCTGGCGGAGCACCACGTCGCTCGGCACCATCCAGTCCTTCCCGGTGGCGCAGCTCTACAACACCTCCAGCACCAACGCGGCCTACAAGGCGGCCTTCCCCGGGCGCGACCTGGCCTTCTTCGCCACACGGCAGAGCACCGGCACCGACAACAAGGTGGTGGCGCTCGATGCCGCCAGCGGCGCGCCCGTGTGGACGTACGCCCCGGGAGACCTCGGCATGGTCAGCGGGGGCATGCTGATCGACTACACGTACAACCGTCTGTACGTGGGCGCCCGCTCCAATGGGGGAACCCTGGCCTCGCTGCGCATCCTGGACTCCCTCACCGGCAACGAGCTGGCCCGGTTGTCTCTCGGGGACATCGACTTCGGCATCGTCCGCTATGGCTCGGCGACGCCCCTGGCGCTCGTGACGAACAGCGATGGCGGGGTGTACGGCCTCGACATGGTGGGGATGACGGTCGCCTGGAGCGTGTCCGTGGCGAGCCGACCCTCGGCTTCCGTGCCCGCGTTCTCCCAGTTCGCCCGGCCGGTGAATGGTGGCTTCGTCGTGAGCATCCTGGGCGCCAGCGACGCGGAGGGCAGGGTGGAGCGCTGGAGCGTCACCACCTCCTCCTCGGGCACCACGGCGAAGAAGGTCTGGTCCACCCCCATCCCGAGCCCGTCCGGGAACTTCTCGTTCACCAGCGGCGGCGTGCAGCGCCTCTACGTCGGCGGCAAGGACGAGAAGCTGCACGAGCTCGACTTCACCACGGGCGCGGACGGCAAGCAGGTCTCCCTCCCCGGCGCGCTGGCCATTGGCACGCCCACGGTGGACAGCACCGTGTCGCGTCTCCACGTGGGCACCCAGGACGGCCGCGTCTGCGCCTTCCAGGTGCCGTTCCCTTGA